In the genome of Bradyrhizobium sp. CIAT3101, one region contains:
- a CDS encoding methyl-accepting chemotaxis protein, giving the protein MSLAQLAVMDTASNRTLAERLIDQLADRIGGLGVELADIAGNVQEVANRVANQSERFHHLQKTAETMVSANHDIANASQAVQSTTSAAVGEIAQSRGAVDTAVSHISELVAAVERIEVRLSAVGSALAQVAKVSGSIEAIAKQTNLLALNATIEAARAGTAGRGFAVVASEVKNLAEATRQATHQISDTVRDLDGQIEGLIGESSDASQRAKTAGEGAQQISGIISRVQQGFASVEAEIDSVTRAATSNLGHCDTVINELNELAKGVDLSSRDLRSADQRVTKLLDTSEGLIALIADSGVETSDAPLIRVVVDTAKRISAEFEAAVDRGEITLDQLMDENYREIAGTDPKQYNTAYVDFTDRVLPAIQDPIQKSDPRIVFCVAWAKGGYLPTHNPNYRLPQGKDPVWNNANCRNRRLFTDRAVKKVAANTKPFLLQTYRRDMGGGQFVLMKDLSSPITVRGKHWGAFRMGFRQG; this is encoded by the coding sequence ATGTCCCTCGCCCAGCTTGCAGTCATGGACACCGCATCCAACCGGACGCTCGCCGAGCGGCTGATCGACCAGCTCGCCGACCGGATCGGCGGGCTCGGCGTCGAGCTCGCCGACATCGCCGGCAATGTGCAGGAGGTCGCCAACCGCGTCGCCAACCAGTCGGAGCGGTTCCATCACCTGCAGAAGACGGCGGAGACCATGGTCTCTGCCAACCACGACATCGCCAACGCCTCGCAGGCGGTGCAGTCGACCACGTCGGCGGCGGTCGGCGAGATCGCGCAGTCGCGCGGCGCGGTCGACACCGCGGTCAGCCATATTTCCGAGCTCGTCGCGGCGGTGGAGCGGATCGAGGTACGCCTCTCCGCCGTCGGCTCGGCGCTGGCGCAGGTCGCAAAAGTCTCCGGCTCGATCGAGGCGATTGCCAAGCAGACCAATCTGCTGGCGCTGAACGCAACGATCGAGGCCGCGCGGGCCGGCACTGCCGGACGCGGCTTTGCCGTGGTCGCAAGCGAGGTCAAGAACCTCGCCGAGGCAACCCGGCAGGCCACCCACCAGATCTCCGACACCGTGCGCGATCTCGACGGCCAGATCGAAGGCCTGATCGGCGAGAGCAGCGACGCATCCCAGCGCGCGAAGACCGCCGGCGAAGGTGCCCAGCAGATTTCCGGCATCATCTCGCGCGTCCAGCAGGGCTTTGCCTCGGTGGAAGCCGAGATCGACAGCGTCACGCGTGCGGCGACCTCCAATCTCGGCCATTGCGACACCGTTATCAACGAGCTCAACGAGCTCGCCAAGGGCGTCGACCTTTCCTCGCGCGATCTCAGGAGCGCCGACCAGCGTGTCACGAAACTGCTCGACACCTCCGAGGGGCTGATCGCTCTGATCGCCGACAGCGGCGTGGAGACGTCGGATGCGCCGCTGATCCGCGTTGTCGTCGATACCGCCAAGCGGATCTCGGCCGAGTTCGAGGCCGCGGTCGATCGCGGCGAGATCACGCTCGACCAGCTCATGGACGAGAACTACCGGGAAATCGCCGGCACCGATCCCAAGCAGTACAACACCGCCTATGTCGACTTCACCGACCGCGTGCTGCCCGCGATCCAGGACCCGATCCAGAAGTCCGACCCCCGCATCGTTTTCTGCGTCGCCTGGGCCAAGGGCGGCTATTTGCCGACCCACAATCCCAACTACCGCCTGCCGCAGGGCAAGGACCCCGTCTGGAACAACGCCAATTGCCGCAACCGCCGCCTGTTCACCGACCGCGCGGTGAAAAAGGTCGCGGCCAACACAAAGCCGTTCCTCCTGCAGACCTACCGCCGCGACATGGGCGGCGGGCAATTCGTCCTGATGAAGGATTTGTCGTCGCCGATTACGGTCCGCGGCAAGCACTGGGGCGCATTCCGGATGGGTTTCCGGCAGGGCTGA